From one Citrobacter sp. Marseille-Q6884 genomic stretch:
- a CDS encoding anaerobic C4-dicarboxylate transporter: MIWLEIIVVLGAIFFGIRFGGIGIGLCGGLGLAILTLGFGLSIGSPPVDVILIIMTVVVAASALQAAGGMDYLVRIAGNFMRRNPKYINIIAPIITWSMTIMAGTGFIVFSTLPVIAEVAKESGIRPSRTLAGSVVASQVAISGSPISAAMAAMLTIMEGNGVSFIQVMAVCLPASFVAAMVAAFIASRQGCELQDDEVYLERLQKGLVRKYEGQNSTTPGARLSVGLFMLATVVIVILAACPQLRPGFDIGNPMNTRDIIIVCMLSAACLMVVFCKTSTDAIVLTSTFRSGMSSLAVILGIVTLGTTFIDAHLAEIKAIAGDILRAYPMLLALVLFGTCALLYSQGATTPLIIPLAVALGVPTWAILASYVAVTGVFVLPTYPTSLAAMEFDSTGTTRVGKYVLNHPFMLPGLGGIIAGVAFGFIIAPMIA; the protein is encoded by the coding sequence ATGATTTGGCTAGAAATTATCGTGGTATTAGGCGCAATATTTTTTGGTATCCGCTTCGGCGGAATTGGTATCGGTTTATGCGGTGGGCTGGGGCTGGCCATTCTCACACTGGGATTTGGTCTTTCCATTGGCTCCCCGCCGGTCGATGTTATTCTGATTATTATGACGGTTGTCGTGGCGGCATCTGCGCTACAGGCCGCAGGCGGCATGGATTATCTGGTGCGCATTGCCGGTAATTTTATGCGCCGAAATCCTAAGTATATAAATATTATTGCGCCAATTATTACCTGGTCGATGACCATTATGGCGGGAACCGGATTTATCGTCTTTTCTACCCTGCCGGTGATCGCAGAGGTTGCAAAAGAGTCAGGTATTCGTCCATCCCGTACTCTCGCAGGCTCTGTTGTGGCATCCCAGGTGGCGATATCCGGCTCACCGATCAGTGCCGCCATGGCGGCGATGCTGACGATCATGGAAGGCAACGGTGTCAGCTTTATTCAGGTAATGGCGGTGTGTCTGCCCGCGTCGTTTGTTGCCGCGATGGTGGCCGCCTTTATCGCGTCTCGCCAGGGATGCGAGCTGCAGGATGATGAAGTGTATCTGGAACGCCTGCAAAAAGGCCTGGTGCGTAAATATGAAGGGCAGAACAGCACAACACCAGGCGCCAGACTCTCAGTCGGCCTGTTTATGCTGGCTACGGTGGTGATCGTCATTCTTGCCGCATGTCCGCAGCTACGCCCCGGATTCGACATCGGTAATCCCATGAATACCCGGGATATCATTATTGTCTGCATGTTATCCGCCGCGTGCCTGATGGTGGTGTTCTGCAAAACCTCCACCGATGCCATCGTGCTGACCTCCACTTTTCGCTCAGGAATGAGTTCGCTGGCAGTGATCCTCGGGATTGTGACATTAGGCACAACATTCATCGATGCTCACTTAGCGGAAATTAAAGCAATCGCGGGCGATATTCTGCGGGCCTATCCTATGCTGCTGGCACTGGTGCTCTTTGGTACCTGCGCCCTCCTCTATTCACAGGGTGCAACCACGCCGCTGATTATCCCGCTCGCCGTGGCTCTCGGTGTACCGACCTGGGCAATACTGGCCTCCTATGTGGCGGTAACCGGCGTGTTCGTTCTGCCGACCTATCCCACTTCGCTGGCGGCGATGGAGTTCGACTCCACCGGCACAACGCGCGTGGGTAAGTATGTGTTAAACCATCCGTTTATGTTGCCTGGGTTAGGCGGGATTATTGCGGGTGTCGCCTTTGGTTTTATCATTGCGCCAATGATTGCCTGA
- a CDS encoding aspartate/glutamate racemase family protein translates to MKGLIGVLGGMGPAATVDLFNKFVTFTAAQRDQEHIPLIISSIPDIPDRTEALMHDGRSPLPAMRDYLHKLEDAGAECIVIPCNTAHFWFKELKEVCHIDLLSIVETTIGEVEKCGKKRIGLLATNATLYMGLYQKGIESLGLTCISPDKSSQEKVMESIYCLKAGEMTRAQEIMNEQAEILFSRGAEVIVLGCTEVPVILANAVKQSPDKYIDSTGSLVRAGIKWYENRVGKHHLLAQ, encoded by the coding sequence GTGAAAGGGTTAATTGGCGTACTTGGCGGTATGGGGCCTGCTGCAACTGTCGATCTTTTTAATAAATTTGTCACTTTTACCGCTGCACAACGCGATCAGGAACATATTCCCTTAATTATCTCATCTATTCCCGATATTCCCGACCGGACCGAGGCGCTAATGCATGATGGACGCTCACCGTTACCCGCTATGCGAGATTATCTGCATAAACTCGAAGACGCGGGCGCGGAATGTATTGTGATCCCGTGTAATACCGCCCATTTTTGGTTTAAGGAATTAAAAGAAGTCTGCCATATCGACCTACTGAGTATTGTTGAAACGACAATCGGTGAGGTCGAAAAATGCGGAAAAAAACGTATCGGGCTACTGGCAACCAATGCCACGCTCTACATGGGACTCTATCAGAAAGGCATCGAATCACTGGGCTTGACCTGCATCAGCCCTGATAAATCCAGTCAGGAAAAAGTGATGGAAAGTATTTATTGCTTAAAAGCGGGTGAGATGACACGTGCGCAAGAAATAATGAATGAACAAGCAGAAATACTGTTCTCACGTGGTGCTGAAGTCATCGTGCTGGGTTGCACAGAAGTTCCTGTCATCCTTGCCAATGCCGTCAAACAGTCCCCAGACAAATATATTGATTCTACCGGTTCGTTAGTTCGCGCAGGTATTAAATGGTATGAGAACAGAGTAGGTAAACATCATCTTCTGGCGCAATAA
- the hypT gene encoding hypochlorite stress DNA-binding transcriptional regulator HypT, which yields MAEMKNIETKWLYDFLTLEACRHFSQAAEERNISQPAFSRRIKALESAVGVMLFDRTTSPLQLTEEGKLFHSQTRSLLQQLECNLDELSGHNLLGVPNIKIAAAHSLSLTMLPKLVHSMAAYGEEFVYHVEAIDVVQAVNTLREGKSDFIMSFRDEDLMQSPFCGLKVFESELYPVCAADAQGRPLFDIWQPQVPILNYTSASYMGRLVNRHLAEVGGIAARTLFMSSMSELLKNMALDGHGIAWLPAWSIVNELQAKRLVSLATPALRVPIQAYIYRMDTRLNKTAEHFWSILHNRMPDL from the coding sequence GTGGCAGAGATGAAAAACATTGAGACAAAATGGTTATATGATTTTCTGACGCTGGAAGCGTGTCGTCATTTTTCCCAGGCCGCCGAGGAGCGCAATATCTCTCAGCCTGCATTTAGCCGGCGGATCAAAGCGCTCGAATCCGCCGTGGGCGTCATGCTATTTGATCGCACGACGTCCCCGCTGCAACTGACAGAAGAGGGGAAGTTATTTCATTCGCAGACCCGAAGCCTGCTGCAGCAGCTTGAGTGCAATCTGGATGAATTAAGTGGCCACAACCTGCTGGGGGTGCCGAATATTAAAATTGCGGCGGCACATTCTTTGTCGTTAACGATGCTACCCAAACTGGTCCATTCGATGGCTGCTTATGGCGAAGAGTTTGTTTATCACGTCGAGGCTATTGATGTCGTACAGGCGGTGAATACGCTGCGTGAAGGGAAAAGTGACTTTATCATGTCATTTCGCGATGAAGACCTGATGCAGTCGCCGTTTTGTGGTCTGAAAGTGTTTGAATCTGAGCTGTATCCGGTTTGTGCGGCTGATGCGCAGGGTAGACCGCTGTTTGATATCTGGCAGCCGCAGGTGCCGATCCTGAATTACACCAGTGCGTCTTATATGGGGCGGTTGGTGAATCGTCATCTGGCGGAAGTTGGCGGCATTGCGGCGCGCACGTTATTTATGTCTTCGATGAGTGAATTGCTGAAAAATATGGCGCTCGATGGGCATGGTATCGCCTGGCTTCCCGCGTGGTCGATCGTGAATGAACTGCAGGCAAAACGGTTGGTTTCCTTGGCAACACCGGCGTTGAGGGTGCCCATCCAGGCTTATATTTACAGAATGGATACCCGGTTGAATAAAACGGCTGAACATTTTTGGAGTATTTTACATAACCGCATGCCCGATCTTTGA
- the nfo gene encoding deoxyribonuclease IV: MKYIGAHVSAAGGLANAAIRAAEIEATAFALFTKNQRQWRAAPLTSEIIDDFKSACEKYHFTSAQILPHDSYLINLGHPVSDALEKSRDAFIDEMQRCEQLGLSLLNFHPGSHLMQIPEDECLARIAESINIALAQTQGVTAVIENTAGQGSNLGFKFEHLAAIIDGVEDKSRVGVCIDTCHAFAAGYDLRTPAECEKTFAEFERIVGFSYLRGMHLNDAKSTFGSRVDRHHSLGEGNIGHDAFRWIMQDSRFDGIPLVLETINPDIWAEEIAWLKAQQTEKAVA, translated from the coding sequence ATGAAATATATTGGAGCGCACGTAAGCGCCGCTGGCGGTCTGGCTAACGCCGCGATTCGAGCCGCTGAAATCGAAGCAACCGCATTCGCCCTGTTCACCAAAAATCAGCGCCAGTGGCGCGCCGCGCCGCTGACCAGCGAAATCATTGATGACTTCAAATCTGCCTGCGAGAAGTATCACTTTACCTCCGCGCAAATCCTGCCCCACGACAGCTACCTGATTAACCTCGGCCATCCGGTCAGCGACGCGCTGGAAAAATCGCGTGATGCATTTATTGATGAAATGCAGCGTTGCGAACAGCTTGGCTTATCTCTGCTTAACTTTCACCCGGGCAGCCATTTGATGCAGATCCCGGAAGATGAATGTCTGGCGCGGATCGCGGAGTCAATCAATATTGCCCTCGCGCAAACCCAGGGTGTCACGGCGGTCATTGAAAATACCGCCGGACAAGGCAGTAATCTTGGATTTAAGTTTGAGCATCTGGCGGCCATTATTGACGGCGTGGAAGATAAGTCCCGTGTCGGCGTCTGCATTGATACCTGCCACGCTTTCGCCGCCGGATACGATCTGCGTACTCCCGCGGAGTGCGAAAAGACGTTTGCAGAATTTGAGCGTATCGTCGGCTTTAGCTATTTACGGGGTATGCACCTCAACGACGCCAAGAGCACATTTGGCAGCCGCGTTGACCGCCACCACAGCTTAGGTGAAGGCAATATCGGTCACGACGCCTTCCGCTGGATTATGCAGGACTCGCGTTTTGACGGGATTCCACTGGTTCTTGAGACCATCAACCCGGATATCTGGGCAGAAGAAATTGCATGGTTGAAAGCGCAGCAAACTGAAAAAGCCGTTGCCTGA
- a CDS encoding YeiH family protein yields the protein MTEITLQNHRRTAWHFIPGLALSAVITGAALWGGSIPAVAGAGFSALTLAILLGMVLGNTVYPHIWKSCDGGVLFAKQHLLRLGIILYGFRLTFAQIADVGVSGIVIDVLTLSSTFMLACFLGQKVFGLDRHTSWLIGAGSSICGAAAVLATEPVVKAEASKVTVAVATVVIFGTIAIFLYPAMYPLLAHWFSPETYGIYIGSTMHEVAQVVAAGHAITPDAENAAVIAKMLRVMMLAPFLIILAARVKQLSPATGGEKSKITIPWFAILFIVVAIFNSFHLLPQSVVNMLVTLDTILLAMAMAALGLTTHVSALKKAGAKPLLMALVLFVWLIVGGGAINVAIHALMA from the coding sequence ATGACAGAAATCACCTTACAGAATCATCGTCGTACAGCGTGGCATTTTATTCCGGGACTTGCCCTGAGTGCAGTTATCACCGGGGCCGCTTTGTGGGGTGGTTCCATCCCCGCCGTAGCAGGTGCCGGGTTCAGTGCCCTCACCCTGGCCATTTTATTGGGGATGGTGCTCGGCAATACCGTCTATCCGCACATCTGGAAAAGCTGTGATGGCGGCGTGCTGTTTGCCAAACAACATCTGTTACGCCTGGGGATCATCCTCTACGGTTTCCGCCTCACATTCGCACAAATTGCTGATGTTGGGGTCAGCGGTATCGTGATTGATGTGTTGACCCTGAGCAGCACCTTTATGCTGGCCTGCTTCCTTGGACAAAAAGTATTTGGTCTGGACAGACACACCAGCTGGCTTATTGGCGCCGGGAGCAGCATTTGCGGTGCAGCCGCGGTGCTGGCAACAGAACCGGTAGTGAAAGCAGAGGCCAGTAAAGTAACGGTAGCGGTCGCCACTGTGGTTATCTTCGGTACGATTGCCATCTTCCTGTACCCGGCGATGTATCCGCTGCTGGCACACTGGTTTAGCCCGGAAACCTACGGCATCTATATTGGCTCAACCATGCATGAAGTCGCACAGGTTGTCGCCGCTGGACACGCGATCACCCCGGACGCAGAAAACGCCGCCGTTATCGCTAAAATGCTACGTGTCATGATGCTGGCTCCGTTCCTCATCATCCTGGCCGCCCGTGTCAAACAGCTGTCTCCGGCGACCGGTGGTGAGAAAAGCAAAATTACGATTCCGTGGTTTGCCATCCTGTTCATTGTGGTTGCGATTTTCAACTCGTTCCACCTGTTGCCACAGTCTGTTGTGAACATGCTGGTTACGCTGGATACCATCCTGCTGGCAATGGCGATGGCGGCACTGGGACTTACCACTCACGTCAGTGCGCTGAAGAAAGCCGGTGCGAAACCCTTGCTGATGGCGCTGGTTCTGTTTGTCTGGCTGATTGTGGGTGGTGGTGCGATTAACGTCGCTATCCACGCGTTGATGGCATAA
- the yieE gene encoding DNA-binding transcriptional regulator YeiE, translating to MHITLRQLEVFAEVLKSGSTTQASVMLSLSQSAVSAALTDLEGQLGVQLFDRVGKRLVVNEHGRLLYPRALALLEQTMEIEQLFREDNGAIRVYASSTIGNYILPAMIAHYRRDFPDLPLELSVGNSQDVINAVLDFRVDIGLIEGPCHSTEIISEPWLEDELVVFASPSSPLVQGPVTLEQLAASPWILRERGSGTREIVDYLLLSHLPRFQMAMELGNSEAIKHAVRHGLGISCLSRRVIEEQLQAGTLSEVPVPLPRLVRTLWRVHHRQKHLSNALLRFLRYSDHDQAG from the coding sequence ATGCACATCACCCTGCGACAACTTGAAGTATTTGCTGAAGTGCTGAAAAGCGGCTCGACGACGCAGGCATCGGTCATGTTGTCATTGTCGCAGTCGGCGGTGAGCGCAGCGCTGACGGATTTGGAAGGGCAACTGGGCGTTCAGCTGTTTGACCGTGTGGGTAAACGCCTGGTGGTCAATGAACACGGGCGTTTGCTTTATCCCCGTGCGCTGGCGCTGCTGGAACAAACCATGGAGATTGAACAGCTGTTTCGTGAGGATAACGGCGCGATTCGCGTGTATGCCAGCAGCACCATAGGTAATTACATTTTACCTGCCATGATCGCGCACTATCGGCGGGATTTTCCCGATCTGCCGCTGGAACTGAGCGTGGGCAACAGTCAGGATGTGATCAATGCCGTGCTGGATTTTCGGGTAGACATCGGGCTTATCGAAGGGCCTTGCCACAGTACGGAAATTATCTCTGAACCGTGGCTGGAGGATGAGCTGGTGGTGTTTGCCTCACCATCTTCACCGCTGGTTCAAGGACCTGTGACGCTGGAACAGCTGGCAGCGTCGCCGTGGATCCTGCGCGAACGCGGCTCCGGTACGCGTGAGATTGTCGATTATCTGCTGTTGTCGCACTTGCCGAGATTTCAGATGGCCATGGAGCTGGGTAATTCAGAGGCCATTAAACATGCGGTGCGTCACGGGTTAGGCATTAGCTGCCTGTCGCGGCGGGTCATTGAAGAACAACTGCAAGCGGGCACCCTGAGTGAAGTTCCGGTACCCCTGCCGCGTCTGGTGCGTACGCTCTGGCGAGTCCATCATCGTCAAAAGCATCTCTCCAACGCGTTGCTGCGCTTTTTACGCTATAGCGATCACGACCAGGCCGGTTAA
- the lysP gene encoding lysine-specific permease codes for MVSETKTTEAPTLRRELKARHLTMIAIGGSIGTGLFVASGATISAAGPGGALFSYILIGLMVYFLMTSLGELAAYMPVSGSFSTYGQNYVEEGFGFALGWNYWYNWAVTIAVDLVAAQLVMSWWFPDTPGWIWSALFLGVIFLLNYISVRGFGEAEYWFSLIKVTTVIIFIIVGVMMIIGIFKGAQPVGWSNWTTGDAPFAGGFAAMIGVAMIVGFSFQGTELIGIAAGESEDPEKNIPRAVRQVFWRILLFYVFAILIISLIIPYTDPSLLRNDVKDISVSPFTLVFQHAGLLSAAAVMNAVILTAVLSAGNSGMYASTRMLYTLACDGKAPRIFAKLSRGGVPRNALYATTVVAGLCFLTSMFGNQTVYLWLLNTSGMTGFIAWLGIAISHYRFRRGYVLQGHDVKDLPYRSGFFPLGPIFAFVLCLIITLGQNYEAFLKDTIDWGGVMATYIGIPLFLIIWFGYKLTKGTHFVRYSEMHFPERVKK; via the coding sequence ATGGTTTCCGAAACTAAAACCACAGAAGCGCCCACGCTACGTCGTGAACTGAAGGCGCGCCACCTGACGATGATTGCCATTGGTGGCTCCATCGGTACGGGTCTTTTTGTTGCATCTGGTGCAACTATTTCTGCGGCGGGTCCAGGCGGCGCGCTGTTTTCTTATATCCTGATTGGCCTGATGGTGTACTTCCTGATGACCAGTCTCGGCGAGCTGGCTGCGTACATGCCGGTTTCCGGTTCGTTCTCCACTTACGGTCAGAACTATGTAGAAGAAGGCTTTGGCTTCGCGCTGGGCTGGAACTACTGGTACAACTGGGCGGTGACCATTGCCGTTGACCTCGTGGCCGCACAGCTGGTGATGAGCTGGTGGTTCCCGGATACGCCAGGCTGGATCTGGAGTGCGCTGTTCCTTGGCGTCATTTTCCTGCTGAACTACATTTCCGTTCGCGGCTTTGGTGAAGCGGAGTACTGGTTTTCGCTGATCAAAGTGACCACCGTTATTATCTTCATCATTGTTGGTGTGATGATGATCATCGGTATCTTCAAAGGCGCTCAGCCGGTGGGCTGGAGCAACTGGACGACGGGTGATGCTCCGTTTGCCGGTGGTTTTGCCGCCATGATCGGTGTGGCGATGATCGTCGGTTTCTCCTTCCAGGGAACGGAACTGATTGGTATCGCGGCGGGCGAATCTGAAGATCCTGAGAAAAACATTCCGCGCGCGGTGCGTCAGGTGTTCTGGCGAATCCTGCTGTTCTATGTGTTCGCGATTTTAATCATCAGCCTGATTATTCCGTACACCGATCCAAGCCTGCTGCGTAATGATGTGAAAGACATCAGCGTCAGTCCGTTCACGCTGGTCTTCCAGCATGCCGGTCTGCTCTCTGCGGCTGCGGTAATGAACGCGGTGATCCTGACGGCGGTATTGTCGGCGGGTAACTCCGGTATGTATGCCTCCACGCGTATGCTCTACACCCTGGCGTGCGACGGTAAAGCACCACGCATTTTCGCCAAACTGTCTCGTGGCGGCGTACCGCGTAACGCACTGTATGCGACCACGGTGGTGGCGGGTCTGTGCTTCCTGACATCCATGTTTGGTAACCAGACCGTATACCTGTGGCTGCTGAATACTTCCGGGATGACCGGCTTTATTGCCTGGCTGGGGATTGCCATTAGCCACTATCGTTTCCGTCGCGGTTATGTGCTGCAGGGACATGATGTGAAAGATCTGCCGTATCGCTCAGGTTTCTTCCCGTTGGGCCCGATCTTTGCGTTCGTGCTGTGCCTGATTATCACGCTGGGACAAAACTACGAAGCGTTCCTGAAAGATACTATTGACTGGGGCGGCGTCATGGCGACCTACATCGGTATCCCACTGTTCCTGATTATCTGGTTTGGCTACAAGCTGACAAAAGGAACCCATTTCGTTCGTTACAGCGAAATGCACTTCCCGGAACGTGTGAAGAAATAG
- a CDS encoding ligand-gated channel protein, translated as MTIPHVKAVAAAVCVASLPSLVYAADQDTVVVTATGFEQKIQDAPASISVITKQQIEDKAYRDVTDALKDVPGVVVTGGGSSSDISIRGMASQYTLFLVNGKRISTRGTRPNSDNSGIEQGWLPPLESIERIEVIRGPMSSLYGSDAMGGVINVITKKVSNTKAWTGSLHGDATFQEDRDSGDLYQTNAYAAGPLIDGLLGAKVTGLFSHRAEDEIVNGYNEQRLRNGGLTLNFTPDDKNDIDFDYARELQDRDSTPGKSMAEESCRNGSCKPNSKSENKYVHTTYSLTHSGYYDDFNSTSYIQQEETDNPGRQMKSYNTIFNNQNQIFLGAHTLTAGGQYRYEKLRDNGNQLEAADGLNKLTRWSWALFAEDEWAITDTFTLTGGLRMDKDENYGDNWTPRGYGVWHLSDQWTLKGGVSAGYRAPDLRQSSANWGQVTGGGRLNGIIVGNPDLKPEKSLSEEIGLLWDNGNDLNAGVTLFNTDFKDKITEVRRCNSSADPACTIGGTHYDFVSDRVNVDKANMRGVESTFGWKITSDINWTANYTWTESEQKSGQFSGQPLNKMPKHMFNTTLDWQATQDLGFWSRLNLRGKTSEYLSRTSMAQGTPSYTQVDVGLRYYANKDLLLTAGVYNVLDKQIDYDTYDTVLDGRRYTVGMTYSF; from the coding sequence ATGACTATACCTCACGTTAAGGCTGTTGCTGCCGCAGTATGCGTCGCCAGTCTCCCCTCTCTCGTCTACGCTGCAGACCAGGATACTGTCGTCGTCACCGCCACAGGGTTCGAGCAAAAAATTCAGGATGCCCCCGCCTCTATTTCTGTCATCACCAAGCAGCAAATTGAGGATAAAGCCTACCGTGATGTCACCGATGCGCTAAAAGATGTGCCAGGCGTCGTGGTGACGGGCGGTGGGAGTAGCAGTGATATCAGCATTCGCGGTATGGCGTCGCAATACACGCTCTTCCTGGTCAACGGAAAACGTATCAGCACGCGTGGTACACGCCCTAACAGCGATAACTCAGGTATTGAGCAAGGCTGGCTGCCACCGCTGGAATCGATCGAACGTATCGAAGTGATCCGTGGCCCGATGTCCTCGCTTTACGGCTCTGATGCGATGGGCGGCGTGATTAACGTGATCACCAAAAAAGTCTCGAATACCAAAGCCTGGACAGGCTCCCTGCATGGCGATGCCACCTTCCAGGAAGACAGAGACTCCGGCGATCTTTACCAGACAAACGCGTATGCAGCCGGGCCGCTGATTGACGGATTACTCGGCGCGAAAGTCACCGGATTGTTCTCCCATCGCGCGGAAGATGAGATCGTCAATGGCTACAATGAGCAACGCCTGCGTAACGGCGGCTTGACCCTGAACTTCACACCGGATGATAAAAACGACATCGACTTCGATTACGCACGTGAACTACAGGATCGCGACAGTACCCCCGGCAAATCCATGGCCGAGGAAAGCTGCCGCAACGGAAGCTGTAAGCCCAACAGTAAAAGCGAAAACAAATATGTGCACACCACATATTCACTCACCCACAGCGGTTATTACGACGACTTCAACTCCACCAGCTATATCCAGCAGGAAGAGACCGACAACCCAGGTCGCCAGATGAAGTCCTACAACACCATCTTCAATAACCAGAACCAGATCTTCCTCGGGGCACACACCCTGACGGCGGGTGGACAGTATCGTTATGAAAAACTGCGCGATAACGGCAACCAACTGGAAGCGGCGGATGGTCTGAACAAGCTGACCCGCTGGAGCTGGGCGCTGTTTGCCGAAGATGAATGGGCCATCACCGACACCTTTACGCTGACCGGCGGCCTGCGTATGGACAAAGATGAGAACTACGGCGACAACTGGACACCACGCGGCTATGGCGTATGGCATCTTAGCGATCAATGGACCTTAAAAGGCGGTGTCTCTGCGGGCTATCGCGCACCGGATCTGCGCCAGTCGTCCGCTAACTGGGGGCAGGTCACCGGCGGTGGTCGTCTGAACGGTATCATTGTCGGCAACCCGGATCTGAAACCGGAGAAAAGCCTGAGTGAAGAGATCGGTTTACTGTGGGATAACGGCAACGACCTCAACGCGGGCGTCACCCTGTTTAACACCGACTTTAAAGACAAAATTACCGAAGTACGTCGTTGTAACAGCAGCGCGGATCCCGCCTGCACCATCGGGGGTACGCATTACGATTTTGTCAGCGACCGGGTTAACGTCGATAAGGCCAATATGCGTGGCGTAGAATCCACCTTTGGCTGGAAAATAACCTCTGACATCAACTGGACGGCGAACTATACCTGGACGGAATCCGAACAGAAAAGCGGTCAGTTCTCTGGTCAGCCGTTAAACAAAATGCCGAAGCATATGTTTAACACCACGCTGGACTGGCAGGCCACGCAGGATCTTGGCTTCTGGAGCCGTCTGAACTTGCGCGGTAAAACATCGGAATACCTGAGCCGTACGTCGATGGCTCAAGGAACACCGTCCTATACCCAGGTTGACGTGGGTCTGCGTTACTACGCTAACAAAGATCTGCTCTTAACCGCGGGTGTATATAACGTTCTGGATAAACAAATTGATTACGATACCTACGATACCGTGCTCGATGGACGTCGTTATACCGTTGGCATGACCTACAGCTTCTAA
- the fghA gene encoding S-formylglutathione hydrolase produces the protein MEMLEEHRCFEGWQQRWRHDATTLQCAMTFSIFLPPPRDNTPPPVLYWLSGLTCNDENFTTKAGAQRIAAELGIVLVMPDTSPRGEQVANDDGYDLGLGAGFYLNATQQPWATHFRMYDYLRDELPTLIQSQFNVSDRCAISGHSMGGHGALIMALKNPGKYTSVSAFAPIVNPCRVPWGEKAFRAYLGEDKSTWAEWDSCALMLASQPDDAIPTLIDQGDSDQFLANQLQPAVLAETARQTAWPMTLRIQPGYDHSYYFIASFIEDHLRFHAQHLLK, from the coding sequence ATGGAAATGCTCGAAGAGCACCGCTGTTTTGAAGGCTGGCAGCAACGCTGGCGTCACGACGCGACCACCTTACAGTGCGCCATGACCTTCAGTATTTTTCTTCCGCCACCACGCGATAACACCCCGCCGCCGGTACTGTACTGGCTGTCAGGCCTGACCTGCAATGATGAGAATTTCACCACTAAAGCGGGCGCGCAGCGTATTGCCGCTGAGCTGGGAATAGTACTGGTGATGCCGGATACCAGTCCACGCGGCGAGCAGGTCGCTAATGATGATGGCTATGATTTAGGCCTGGGAGCAGGGTTTTATCTCAACGCGACGCAGCAGCCGTGGGCAACGCATTTCCGCATGTATGATTATTTGCGTGATGAGCTTCCGACGCTGATTCAGTCGCAGTTTAACGTCAGCGATCGCTGTGCCATCAGCGGGCATTCGATGGGCGGTCACGGTGCGCTAATTATGGCGCTGAAAAATCCCGGTAAATATACCAGCGTTTCCGCTTTTGCGCCGATCGTCAACCCCTGCCGCGTGCCGTGGGGCGAGAAGGCTTTTCGCGCCTATCTGGGCGAGGATAAATCGACATGGGCCGAGTGGGATAGCTGCGCGCTGATGTTAGCCAGTCAGCCCGACGATGCGATTCCGACGCTGATTGATCAGGGTGATAGCGATCAATTCCTCGCCAATCAGCTCCAGCCTGCTGTACTGGCTGAAACTGCCCGCCAGACCGCATGGCCAATGACATTGCGCATCCAGCCCGGATACGATCACAGCTATTACTTTATTGCGTCGTTCATTGAAGATCACCTGCGCTTCCACGCGCAACATCTGTTGAAGTAA
- the folE gene encoding GTP cyclohydrolase I FolE gives MSSLSKEAALVHEALVARGLETPLRPPVHEMDNETRKRLISGHMTEIMQLLNLDLSDDSLMETPHRIAKMYVDEIFSGLDYANFPKITVIENKMKVDEMVTVRDITLTSTCEHHFVTIDGKATVAYIPKESVIGLSKINRIVQFFAQRPQVQERLTQQILTALQTLLGTNNVAVSIDAVHYCVKARGIRDATSATTTTSLGGLFKSSQNTRQEFLRAVRHHN, from the coding sequence ATGTCATCACTCAGTAAAGAAGCGGCCCTGGTTCATGAAGCACTGGTCGCGCGTGGACTCGAAACACCGCTGCGCCCGCCCGTGCATGAGATGGATAACGAAACGCGCAAACGACTTATCTCCGGCCATATGACCGAGATTATGCAATTGCTCAATCTTGATTTGAGCGATGACAGCCTGATGGAAACGCCGCATCGCATTGCGAAAATGTATGTGGATGAGATTTTCTCCGGCCTCGATTACGCGAACTTCCCGAAAATCACCGTCATTGAAAACAAAATGAAGGTTGATGAGATGGTTACCGTTCGCGATATCACGCTGACCAGCACCTGTGAGCATCACTTTGTCACTATCGATGGCAAAGCGACGGTGGCCTACATTCCAAAAGAGTCTGTGATTGGCCTGTCGAAGATTAACCGCATTGTGCAATTTTTCGCACAGCGTCCGCAGGTTCAGGAGCGTCTGACGCAGCAAATTCTGACCGCGCTGCAAACGCTGCTCGGTACAAATAATGTGGCGGTTTCAATCGATGCCGTGCATTACTGCGTGAAAGCGCGCGGTATTCGCGATGCGACCAGCGCCACGACGACCACTTCTCTTGGCGGATTGTTTAAGTCCAGCCAGAATACGCGTCAGGAATTCCTGCGCGCCGTTCGTCACCACAACTGA